The proteins below are encoded in one region of Lactuca sativa cultivar Salinas chromosome 3, Lsat_Salinas_v11, whole genome shotgun sequence:
- the LOC122197106 gene encoding LOW QUALITY PROTEIN: CMP-sialic acid transporter 2 (The sequence of the model RefSeq protein was modified relative to this genomic sequence to represent the inferred CDS: deleted 1 base in 1 codon) has product MKDVDGVASLKDPTIEHLILLDLFFSKLRKLQKAQESNKGWRIGFSEVQTTFSLLSALNLRDIEDMGKVPPVYILAAFIPAVMIAGIYFFDLGVASTCLLIAILLKIIMKRQFSIIQWEALALLLIGISINQMQALPEGSSRMGVPLEMGAYIYIFIFVTVPSLASVFNEYALKSQYDTSIYLQNLFLYGYVAIFSFLGILGTVVIKGPESFDILHGRSKATMLLIINNAGQVILSSFFFKYADTIFKKYSATVATIFTGFASATLFGHTLTINFLLGISTVFISMHQVCDSDGIGIQDAGVNMFVFFIFL; this is encoded by the exons ATGAAAGATGTTGATGGTGTTGCTTCCTTGAAAGATCCAACAATAGAGCACCTTATTCTCCTTGATCTGTTCTTCTCCAAGCTAAGAAAGCtccaaaaagctcaagaatcaaacaagggATGGAGGATAGGGTTTTCTGAG GTTCAGACTACGTTTTCACTTTTGTCTGCTTTAAACCTACGTGACATTGAG GACATGGGAAAGGTTCCTCCGGTTTATATCTTGGCTGCCTTCATCCCAGCTGTTATGATAGCTGGGATCTATTTCTTTGACCTTGGCGTTGCTTCAACCT GTTTGTTAATTGCAATTTTATTAAAGATAATAATGAAGCGCCAATTTTCCATTATTCAG TGGGAGGCTCTTGCTCTGTTGCTTATTGGAATTAGCATAAATCAAATGCAAGCTTTACCTGAGGGAAGTAGTAGAATGGGTGTGCCACTTGAAATGGGTGCATATATCTACATATTCATTTTT GTAACTGTTCCATCTTTGGCTTCTGTCTTCAATGAATATGCACTG AAAAGTCAATATGACACAAGCATATACCTTC aaaatttgtttttgtatGGATATGTTGCTATATTCAGTTTTCTAGGGATACTTGGAACAGTTGTTATCAAAG gcCCTGAAAGCTTTGATATTTTGCATGGACGTTCAAAAGCTACTATGCTTTTGATTATAAACAATGCAGGGCAAGTAATTTTATCCTCATTTTTCTTCAAATATGCAG ATACAATTTTTAAAAAGTATTCGGCAACTGTTGCAACAATTTTCACAGGCTTTGCATCTGCTACTTTGTTTGGTCATACTTTGACTATAAATTTCTTGCTAGGAATTTCTACTGTTTTCATTTCAATGCACCAGGTATGTGATTCCGATGGAATTGGAATTCAAGATGCAGGTGTGAATATGtttgtttttttcatttttctttaa